ACCCGCGCGAGGTGGATGTGGTGCAGGCGGTGCGCGACCTGACCGACGGCGAAGGCGCCGATGTGGTGATTGACGCGGTCGGCGCCGCCGTGACCAAGAAGCAATCGGTGCAGGCCGCTCGGCCGGGCGGCGCGGCAGTGTGGATTGGCCTGCACGAAAATACCCTCGCTTCGTTCGATACCTACGATGTGACGCTGCCGGAGAAGCGCGTGTTCGGCACCTATGCGGCCAAGCTCGAGGATATGCGAACGGCGCTCGACCTAATGGCCGACGGCAAGGTAGAAGTGAGCAGTTGGCCGGAGGTCTTTCCGCTCGAGCGCGGCGTCGAGGCCTTCCGACGCATGCTGGCGGCTCAGGGCAACGACATCAAAGCCATCCTCAAGCCGTAAGAGGTGGGGCGGAGATTTGTGGGCGTCGGTCACCGCGCTGAGATAAATTCAGCGCGCTCTCCGTCTGCTCGGCCAGGCGTTCACGCCGGGGCAGGTCTTCGCGCAAAAAGTCCCCCTTTCTGTGCTATACCCGGCCGTAAGCGGTAACTTCGAGCGTCCCTATAATCCTCTGTAACATGTCTTCGCGACTGTTCGCTGCATCCGAAGTTGTCATCGCCGACGTGAAACGTGAGCTGGCGGATTACCTCTCCGGTCGGCCTGAAATTGTGTTCGCGATCCTCTACGGCTCGGCTGCTGAGGGTCGGCCCTTCCACGACGTTGATGTGGCCGTGTATGTGGACGAATCGCAATGGGTCGGCCAGGATCGCTATGCATATATCTTCATGCTGGCAGATGCGCTGGCGCAGTGCATCCCCTATCCGGTAGACGTGCGCTTGATCAAAGACGCGCCGTTGCCTTTCCGTTACAACATCAGCCGGGGACAGCCCATCTTCGCGCGAGATCCAGCAGCATTGGCCGACTTCCTCAGCCGAACATCGCTGAGTAGCATCGAAGACGACATGCGCGCTGTGCTCGACTGTTTGCAACTCGGATGAGCCGGCGCAACGTGAAACGAAGGACAACATCATGGGCATGCTGATCCACAAACGCATCATCGTCACCGGCGCGACGATGGGCATTGGACAGGCCGTCGCGATGCGCGCGGCCCGGGAAGGCGCCGACGTAGCATTCTGTGGGTTGACCGAGCAGGGCGCGGATGAGACCATTCGCGCGATCGAAGCCGCCGGTCGGCGGGCGTTCTTCAGAGTCGTGGACCTGCGCGACCTAGACGCCGCGCGGCAGTTCGCGCGCGAAGCGATTGCCTTCCTCGGCGGGCTGGACGGCCTGGTCAACAACGCCGGCGCGAACACCTGGCACGGCGTGCTGACTTCGACGTTCGAGGACCTGGACAACTGTTTTCGCGTCAACTTCTATCATGCTTGGGCGCTGAGCCAGGAAGCCTACCCGCATCTCAAAGCGGCTGGTGGCGGCGTCATCGTCAACCTCTCCTCGATCAACGCCGAGCGCACGCTGCCGGGCGTGTTCCCCTACAACGTCGCCAAAGCCATGCTCGTCGCGCTGACCAAGTCCATCGCGTTGGAATGGGGCAAGGACAACATTCGGTCGGTGGCCATCCAGCCCGGCCTGATCTTGACCAACCTGGCGGTTGAATACTTCAACAAGTTCCCCGACCCGGCGGCGGCGCGCTATCGCAGCGAGGGCGTGTATCCCCTCAAGCGCGGCGGCCGGCCCGAGGAGATCGCCGCCACCATCGTTCACATCCTGAGCGGCGAGAACGGTTTCCTCAACGGCGTGCCGATCTTGATTGACGGTGGCATCAGCGCGCTCTACGAAACGCGCCTGGATGAGTGAGGCAACCGTGACAGGCTCAACACCTCCTATCGTCCGCGCGGTGCATTGCGACTGGCGCGCCGATGACGAGACGGTCTATCAAGCACTGAAGCGCGCTACGCAGCCGCTGACGCGCGCTTGGAATCGGCTGCGCAATGCCCGGCGCATCGCCATCAAGTTCAACCAAGACAAAGAGGCTCGCAATCACATCACCTTCTACCACCATCGCGTGCAACTCGTGAGCGACTGCGTGGCACGGGCGACGTTGCGCCTGCTGCGAGAGAACACCTCTGCCCAGTTGTATTGCGTGGACGTGAGCTTCTACCGCAAGTACGTGCCGCAAGCGAAGGATGAGGACACCACACAACTGCGCCATGTGCTGCGCGAGTTCGACGTGACGTACATTGACGGCAACGTGGATGTGGTCTGGATGGCCGTGCCCGGCGGCGGCTTGATGTTCGATCGCTACCCGGTGGCCCGCGCGTTCGCTGACATGGACGCCTGGGTGAGCGTGCAGAAATTGAAGAACCACGCCTTCATGGGCGTGACGCTGTGCATGAAGAACCTCTTTGGCTTAATGCCGACCGAGCCGTTGGGACGGCCGCGCACGTATTACCATCACTTGGTGCGTATGCCCTACGTCTTGGCCGACCTGGGCCGGCTCTACAACCCGGCGCTCAACATCATTGACGGTCTGATATGCCAGGCGGGCGAAGAGTGGGGCCGCGGTGAGGAGAGGCGCATCGCCAACACGCTCATCGCCGGCGACCACGTCGTGGCGACCGACGCCGTCGGCGCATACCTGATGGGTCACGATCCTGCGCGTGGTGACTGGAAGACCGAGCCGTTTCACCGCGACCGCAACGCGCTGCGCGTCGCCGCTCAGAGCGGCTTCGGCACGGTGAACCTCGACGAGATGGACTTCGCCAGCGAGGTGACTGCGCCGGTGGGCGACAAGCCGTTCTTCGCCAAGATCACCGATTCGCCGGAGATCGTGCACAGTTGGCGCAAGACCACTGCCGAACAGGGGCTGTATTACCGCGATCACCGTGAAGAGTTCATCCGGCGCTACGCGGGTGAATACATCCTGCTGCAAATGGGCGAGGTGAAATGGCACGATCCTAGCGGCACGGTGCATGCCTCACGCCGTGTCCTGAGCGGCGATCATCCCGAGCAGGCGATGTGGATGAAGTTTGTGGATCCGGGCGAGGCCGAAGGCGAGCACTTCGAGGTTTACGAGCGCACCCTTGACGAGATCGGCGCGCTCGCACCGGCGTAGAGCAGGCATCATTACGAAGGCACAACGAGGATAGGTTCGTGTCTTCCTGCCTTCGTAGTGATTAGACTAGCCAACGACACCGGCAAGGAAGTCGCGCACGGCGATCATGTAGCCCGCGAAATTGTCGCGGCGGATGCTATGGCCGGCGTGGGGGATGTGCGCGACGGAGAGCAGCGCGTTGAGCGCTTGTGCCTCCTGTGCCTGCTCCGCCGAGATAATCACGCCGCGTGATGGGTCGCCGGTGATCAACAGCGCCGGCACGCGCAGCGCGCGCACGGCGGTGCGCCAGTCCGGTGTTTCGTGCTCGATGTATTCCAACACGTGGGGGCGCACCTGGCGCTTGGCGACCGACCACGGTTGCAGTTCCGCGTCCGACCAATCGGGGTTGTTGGCACGACCTTTGGCGATGAGTGCATCTTGCGAGAGCTGATGATTGGCCAGCAGATCGGCACGCCACTCGGCGGCGCGTTGCTTGCGCAGTTCCGGCGGTTGCTGCGCGGCATCGAACCAGGCCGGGTCTTCGAAGATCGCAGCGCGGACGAGGTCGGGGTGTTGCGCAGCGACCAGTGTGGCGACCATGCCACCCATCGAGTGCCCCATCACGATAGGCCGGTTCAATTCGAGCGCGCGGATGAGCGCAGCCACGTCGGCGGCATGATCGGCGGCGGCATAGCCGCGCTCCGGCGCGTCGGAGAGGCCGTGCCCACGCGCATCGGGTGCGACGATGTCGAAGGCGTCACCGAGCGCTTCGATCACCGGTGTCCAGCACAGCCCGTTGTCGGTGATACCATGCAAGAGCAGCAGGGTAGGTTGGTCGGCCTTGTGGCGGTAGTAATGCAGGCGCAGGCCGTTGGCCAAGACAAAATCGGACACCAACCGGCTACCACTCATAGCTCTGTGCGACGATGATGCCTTGGGCTTTGGCACGGGCCAAAAACGCCGGCCGCGCGTAGTGGGTGATCAGCAGCGGCACCACCTCCATTTTCGGCATGGCCTTCCTGACAACCGCCACTTTGTCTGCCAGTTGCGCCAGTGCCTCCTCCTCCCGCTGCGGATTCGCCAGTTGCAGCTTGGCCTCCCCCACGATCAGCACCTCTTGGCCGTCGCGCTTTGCCCGGCCGAACAGGTTGATCTCTTCACCCCCGATCTCGGTGCGTACCAGGCGCTCGCTCACGCTCAGGCCATATTTGTCTGCCAGAAACGCCGGCAACATGCGATACGCCTCGTTCTCCAGCGCGTAGCCGAAGCTGCGCGACAGCCCGCCTAGTTCGGTGCGGGTGTCGTTCAGGCCGCGGGCCAGGATGCGGATTTCGTCGGCCGTTTGCTTCTGTGCCTCGGCCAGCTCTTCCATGCGCATAGCCAGCGTGTCTACCCGCTGCTCGGTGCGCTTCTGCGCTTCGGCCAGCTCTTCCATACGCACGGCCAGCGTGTCTACCCGCTGCTCGGTGCACTTCTGCGCCTCGGCCAGCTCTTCCATACGCACGGCCAGCGTGTCTACCCGCTGCTCGGTGCTCTTCTGCGCTTCGGCTAGCTCTTCGACCCGCTGTTCGGTGCGCTTCTGTGCCTCGGCCAGCTCTTCGACCCGCTGTTCGGTGCGCTTCTGCGCCTCGGCCAGTTCGCGCACGATGGCCTTCAGCTCGTTGAAGTCGCTGGTCTTGACCAGGTCTTGGTAGGCGTCGGTGATGACCTGGGCCAGCACCGACGCTTGCTCCGCTGAAAAGTAAGGCTTGAGTTGGCGCTCGGTCAATTCGCGCCGTGATTCCAACTGCACGCGTACATTCTACATGGTATGGTTGCAATGGGTGCTGGCGTTCAGTTGAAGATCGCCGGGCGCATGTAAAACGGTGGCGTATAACACAGCAACGATGAAAAGGATAACGTGTATTATCGTCATGGCGATTGTCATCGTGGCGTGCGCCGCGCCGCCCCCACGAGCCACGTCGCCGGCTCAACCGATCCCTATGGACACACCGACCACCTTCGAAATCCCGGGCCTTTCCTTCGCGCCGCTTGACCCTTTTGAGCAAAATCGCCAGCTCGGGCGTGGGGTGAATTTGGGCAATGCGCTCGAAGCGCCGCGCGAAGGCGAGTGGGGCATGGTGATACAGGCGGAATTCTTCCCACTCATCCGCACGGCCGGCTTCGATACCGTGCGCGTGCCGATCCGCTGGTCGGCGCATGCCCTTCGCGAACCCCCTTACACCATCACGCCTGCCTTCTTTCAGCGCGTGGACTGGGTGATCGAAAACGCGCTGAAGCACGACCTTAATGTAGTAATCAACATGCATCACTACGAGGAACTGTTCCAGGACGTCGGCGGCGAGCGTGAGCGATTCCTGGCGTTGTGGGATCAGATCGCGGCGCGCTACCGGAATCTGCCGGCTAGGGTGGTGTTCGAGCCACTGAACGAGCCGCACGGCGCGCTCACGGCCGGCCTGTGGCAGCGCCTGTTCGAGGATGTGCTGGCGGTGATCCGCAAGACGAACCCACAACGCAACGTGATCTTCACCGGCGCAAATTGGGGCGGGCCGGATAGCCTGCAGGGCATGAAGCGCCCCGACGATCCGCATCTCATCGCCACCTTTCATTACTATCTGCCGTTCGCGTTCACCCACCAAGGTGCAGAGTGGGTGGATGGCAGCAACGCCTGGATCGGCACGACGTGGAAGGGCGACGGGAATCAGAAGGCCAAGGTGGACTGGGATCTCGATCAGGTGGCGCGCTGGGCGAAGGACAACCACATCCCGCTGTGGATGGGCGAGTTCGGCAGCTATGGCAAATACGCCGATATCGAATCGCGCGAACGATGGACGCGCTACGTCGCGCGGGCGGCTGAGGCGCGCGACATCTCGTGGGCGTATTGGGAGTTCGGCGCCGGCTTCGGCGTGTATGACCGCGACCGGAAGCAGTGGAACGAGCCGATCTTGAATGCGCTCATCCCGAAGTAGCTCGCTGCTGCGCCGACATGAAGCCTGCGCCTACTGTTTATGTGCTGCGCCGTGCTCAGCGATGAAGTGCCGCCTTCGCCGCAGCGACGAAGGCGCGCACTTTGGCATGGTCCTTCTTGCCGGGGGATGCCTCGACGCCGCTGGCGACGTCCACGCCCCACGGCCGGACCGTGCGAATGACATCGGCTACATTGTCGGGCGTGAGGCCGCCGGCGAGCAGCAAGCGGTAGCGTCGGGCCAGGCTTAGCGCCAGCGATGCATCGGCGCGCTGGCCGCTGCCGCCGTAGAGCGTGGCGTGGTTGGCGTCGAGGAGAAGTTCCGGGAGGTAAGGATGAGCGCTCGACAATTGGGCAAATGTGGCGCCGGCGTCGTCCCACTCGCGGATAGCTTTGTAGGCGCGACCGCCCATCGCCGCCAGGTCGTCGGGTGACTCTCTGCCGCTCAACTGCGCGAAGTCCAGGCCGACTTCATCCAGCACGCGCAGCATGTCGGCCGGCGATTCATTGACGAATACGCCGACGCATCTGACTCTCGACTCTCGACTGCCCAATCCCCAATTGCCGGCTTCTACACCCTTGCCTCTGATGCCGGCGACGATCTCGCGCGCAATTTCCAAAGTCACTGCGCGTGGACTTTTGGGGTAGAAGATGAAGCCGAGCAGGTCTGTGCCCGCGTCAATCGCGCACAGCGCGTCGTCGAGGTTGGTGATGCCGCAGATTTTGACCACCGTCATCCGCGGTAACTATAGCCGATGCTCCCACGCCTGGATTTCGGGCTTTAGCCGGTTACGAACTCAACCGCGATGTCGCTACTGGTTAGAGCTACGCACCGGCTGAAGCCTCGAATCCGAGAGCCGGAATCACACCTGATAACTAGCGTCCATATCGCCCGTTGCGCCCGAGCGAGGCCAGCCAAGCATGGAAGCCGGACGGCTTCGGCCGGTTCGCAGGCAGCGTGTTCTGCTTCTGCGGTTGGGCTGGCCGATTCTTGATTTGCTGCTGGTTGCTCATGGATGATCCTCCTGCGCAACAGCGTGCCATGATCAACCGCCCACTTTCCAGTTGAATCGCTGCTGAAAAGATGTCCAACTTCGCGTGACGCGTGGGGGGCAGCGCCCCCGGGCTAATCGAAGAATCCCTTATCCTCTTCCCTCAAATACTTTTCGGCCTTGTCCACGTTGAACTTCACGCCCAGGCCGGGGCAGTTGAAGGCTGCCACGTCAATCATGCTATTCTTCACGATGGGATTGGGCAGGCCCTCGATGATCTCGTACCACCAAGTGTGCCGCGCGTAGGGATATTCCAGCGCGATGTAGTTGTGCGGGAGCGCGGCGGCGCAGTGCACATGTGCCGCCAGGCCGATCACGCCATCAATCGTGCCGTGCGGCGCGATCAGGATGCCGTGCAGGTCGGCGTATTCGGCCACCCACTTCAGCTCGGCGATGCCCCCGATGTCGGCCGGATCGGGACCGATGATGTTCACCGCTTTGGTCTCGATCAGTTCGCGGAAGTTCTGACGCAGGTAAATCTGCTCGCCGGTGTGGATCGGCGTCGAGGTGGCGCGTGTGACTTCGCGATACAGGTCGGCCATCACGTAGGGCGTGTAGTCGCCGGTGATCATGTCCTCCAGCCACATCAGGTTATAGGGCTCCAGTGCCTTGGCCAGCCGGATGGCGTCGGGCACGGTGAAGCCGGGGCCGCAGTCCAGCGCCAGGCCGACTTCGTCGCCGGTGACGCTCTTCATCGCCTCGACGCAGGCGATGATGTGCTTGAGGCCCTTCTCGGTGAGCGGGCCGCGGTTGGGATGAGGTGGGCCGGACTGCAACGTGCCGTAGCTAAAGTTGGGGACTTCCACCGGCATTGGGCTGTGGAAGGCGATGCCTTGCTTGATGATCGAGAAGCCTTCGGGGCGGTCTTTCATCTGCTGCATGACCTTGGCGTAGTGCTCGGGCGCGCTGCCGTCCATGCGGAAGCGCACGCCGCCGTTATAGACGCGCACCTGGTCGCGCACCTTGCCGCCGAGCAGCTTGTAGACCGGCACGCCGGCGGCTTTGCCGGCGATGTCCCACAGCGCAAACTCGATGGCGCTGACGGCCGCACCCCATGGTTTGAAGCCGCCCAGGCGGCGAATCTTGAGCATGCAGCGTTCGACGTCGGTCGGGTCTTCGCCGAGCAGATACTTCTTGTAGAACAGCACGTAGGGCTTGAGATAGGGCTTGCTATCCTCGGCCTGTCCGAGGCCGTCTATGCCCTCGTCGGTCAAGATGCGTACGACGGGGTTGTCGCCGATCACGGCGCAGCGGAGGTCGGTGATCTTCATGCGATGGATTGTGCTACGACTCGAGGAAAAGGGGTGCATTTGTGTATAGGGGCAAAATTTGCATGGTCGGGCGCGGACTCCGTTCCGCACCCATACGTGCCGCGAATGGGGCAGCGCGCGCTCTAGCTAATACATCCGCCCCCGTTGGCGAATGCACCCCATCCTCGCTACTGGCCGGCTAAAATAGAACATATGTCCGTGCCCGAACATCTCGAGGCGACCGTCAAGAATCTGCCGATGCTGCCGGGTTGTTATCTCTTCTACGACAGCCGGGGCGAGGTGATCTATGTGGGCAAGGCGGTGAACCTGCGCAGCCGCGTGCGCTCTTACTTCAACCCCAATACCTGGGCCGCCTATCCCAAGACCGGCCGACTGGTGAAGGAGATCGCGCGCATCGAGTTCGTCTTGCGCGGCAGCGAATTGGAAGCGCTGATCCAGGAAGCCGAGCTGATCAAGAAGCATCGCCCACGCTACAACATCCGGCTCAAGGACGACAAGCGCTATCCCTATCTCAAGGTGACCTGGCAAGACGATTTCCCGACCGTGATGGTCACGCGGCGGATCGAACGCGATGGCGCGCGCTACTACGGGCCGTATTCCAGCGCCAAAGCCGTGTATGCCACGCGCGATGCGCTGCGTCGCATGTTCCCTTTCCTCAACTGTGACCGCGTGATCACCGGCCACGACACACGCGCCTGTATGTATTACGACATCAAGCTATGCAGCGGCCCATGCATCGGCGCCATCAGCCGGGCCGAATACCGCGCCAACATCCAGCGCCTGTGCGACTTTCTGGAGGGCAAGAGCGAGCAGGTGATCGCCGACGTGCGCGCGCGCATGGAACGCGCGGCAAACGCGTATCAGTTCGAGAAGGCAGCCGAGTATCGTGATCAACTCCGGGCGCTCGAGCACGTGGTCGAAAAGCAGCGCGTCGTCAGCTCTGCGGGCAGCGATCAGGATGTGATCGCCTTCGCTCGCGACGAAGGCGAGACGTGTGTGCAAGTGCTGTTCATTCGCGGCGGCAAGTTACTGGGTCAGGAGTACTTCGTGTTGGACGGCGCGGAGGGCGAAGACGACCAGAGCGTGCTCGATGCCTTCCTCAAGCGCTTCTACGACGAAGCGGCGTATGTGCCGCCGGAGGTACTGCTGCCGGAACAGGTCGAAGAAGCTAACATCATCGAGAACTGGCTGAAGCAGAAGCGCGGCACCGCGGTGAAGATTCGCACGCCTCAAGCCGACACCGATGCCAGCTTGGTTGAGCTGGCGCGGCAAAACGCGCAGGAGCAGCTCGCAACGTTGAAGGCGCAATGGCGCGAAGACAGCGTGCGCCAGGAAGCCGTGCTGAAGGAGTTGCAGGAGGCGCTCGACCTGCCGCGCCTGCCGGTGCGCATCGAGTGCTACGACATCAGCAACACCCAGGGCGCGGCCATCGTCGGCAGCATGGTGGTGTTCGTGCACGGCGTGCCGAAGAAGAGCGACTATCGCCGATTCAACATCAAAGGCCTTGCCGGCCCGAATGACTTCGAGAGCCTGCGACAGATGCTGCGCCGGCGCTTTCAGCGCTGGAAAGATGCTCAAAGCGCACAATCCAACTCGCGAAACGCGATCGAGCGATCCACCGTGGGCCCTCCTATCCCACTGTCTCCAGGTCAGAAGAAAGAAGACCCAAGCTGGGCGTTGCTGCCCGACCTCGTCATCATTGACGGCGGCAAGGGCCAGCTTGGCATTGCGGTCGAGGTGCTGCGCGAGTTCGACCTGGCGCATATCGTGCCGGTTGTGTCGCTGGCCAAACAGAAAGAGGAAATCTTCGCGCCCGGCAGGCCGGACGCGATCTGGTTGCCGCGCAACGCGCAGAGCTTCTTTCTGGTGCAACGTATCCGTGATGAGGCGCATCGCTTCGGCATCACCGGTCACCGCCGGCAGCGCGAGAGGATCGGCCTGGCCTCGCAGCTCGATGCGCTGGAGGGCATCGGCCCGGCGCGCCGGAAGAAACTGCTCACGACCTTTGGCTCGATCGAAGCGATCCGAGCGGCAAGCGTAGAAGAGCTGGCGAAAGTGGTGCCGCGCCCTGTGGCCGAGGCGATCAAGGATGGATTGGGCGAATAATGTCAGCACTTTGGTATCATCCATGAGCAGTGGGCCTGTAGCTCAGCGGTGAGAGCAGTCGGCTCATAACCGATTGGTCGCTGGTTCGAATCCAGCCGGGCCCATTCCGGGGCGAGCCGCGATGGCCAATTGAGGCTATGTCGCTCGCCCCTACGAGTCTATGTCGGTCGTCACGCTTACACAGCGCTTTCTCGCGCCGTCGGAAGAAGCGCCCTATTCGGTTCGCACCGTTTACATTCCACCGGCGCGGCTAGAAGTGCCAAATACGCTTATCCAGCAATTCAAAATATCGCCCGAGCGGGCGGAACAGTTACAACGCCGGGCGATAGACGCACGCCAGCCAGGCACGTGGCTGCAGCCGCATACATGGAATGGCGCGGCCGTATTGCTCGTGTGCGGCGCTGGCGACAACCGGCATGCGTTCAAGTGGTTGCTCTTCCGTCGGCTGCTCGAACGCAACATCGCCGTGCTCACGGTGGATCCGCCCGGACATGGTGAGTTCATGTCCGTGCCGTGCACGGTAGATAACACCCGCCGTGCGGCGCGCGCTGCGCTGGACTGGCTGTGCCATCAGCCGGGCGTGCGGCGCGTTGGCGCCATCGGCATCAGCTTCGGTGGTAATCAGGTGGCCGATTTGGCAGCGCACGATGAACGCGTGGTCGCGCTCGTCACCATCTCCACGCCGGTGAAGTTGCCTCCGGTGACCCGCCTGACGATAGCCCGCGAATCGCTCGGGCTGGTGTGCTTGCCACGCAACCTCACTCTGCTGCGCTACCAGTCGCTGCTTAAGATGTGGGCCGAGTGGCGAAGCATGAACGGCGCATGGTTCGGCGAGAGCTTGTATGACATGATCGCACGCTTCGACACGTTAAACGCCGTCCGCGCGATCGGCCCACGCCCCAAGATGTTCGTTCATG
The window above is part of the Candidatus Roseilinea sp. genome. Proteins encoded here:
- a CDS encoding endoglucanase; translation: MAIVIVACAAPPPRATSPAQPIPMDTPTTFEIPGLSFAPLDPFEQNRQLGRGVNLGNALEAPREGEWGMVIQAEFFPLIRTAGFDTVRVPIRWSAHALREPPYTITPAFFQRVDWVIENALKHDLNVVINMHHYEELFQDVGGERERFLALWDQIAARYRNLPARVVFEPLNEPHGALTAGLWQRLFEDVLAVIRKTNPQRNVIFTGANWGGPDSLQGMKRPDDPHLIATFHYYLPFAFTHQGAEWVDGSNAWIGTTWKGDGNQKAKVDWDLDQVARWAKDNHIPLWMGEFGSYGKYADIESRERWTRYVARAAEARDISWAYWEFGAGFGVYDRDRKQWNEPILNALIPK
- a CDS encoding short-chain dehydrogenase — its product is MGMLIHKRIIVTGATMGIGQAVAMRAAREGADVAFCGLTEQGADETIRAIEAAGRRAFFRVVDLRDLDAARQFAREAIAFLGGLDGLVNNAGANTWHGVLTSTFEDLDNCFRVNFYHAWALSQEAYPHLKAAGGGVIVNLSSINAERTLPGVFPYNVAKAMLVALTKSIALEWGKDNIRSVAIQPGLILTNLAVEYFNKFPDPAAARYRSEGVYPLKRGGRPEEIAATIVHILSGENGFLNGVPILIDGGISALYETRLDE
- the trpF gene encoding N-(5'-phosphoribosyl)anthranilate isomerase, which codes for MTVVKICGITNLDDALCAIDAGTDLLGFIFYPKSPRAVTLEIAREIVAGIRGKGVEAGNWGLGSRESRVRCVGVFVNESPADMLRVLDEVGLDFAQLSGRESPDDLAAMGGRAYKAIREWDDAGATFAQLSSAHPYLPELLLDANHATLYGGSGQRADASLALSLARRYRLLLAGGLTPDNVADVIRTVRPWGVDVASGVEASPGKKDHAKVRAFVAAAKAALHR
- a CDS encoding dehydratase, which encodes MKITDLRCAVIGDNPVVRILTDEGIDGLGQAEDSKPYLKPYVLFYKKYLLGEDPTDVERCMLKIRRLGGFKPWGAAVSAIEFALWDIAGKAAGVPVYKLLGGKVRDQVRVYNGGVRFRMDGSAPEHYAKVMQQMKDRPEGFSIIKQGIAFHSPMPVEVPNFSYGTLQSGPPHPNRGPLTEKGLKHIIACVEAMKSVTGDEVGLALDCGPGFTVPDAIRLAKALEPYNLMWLEDMITGDYTPYVMADLYREVTRATSTPIHTGEQIYLRQNFRELIETKAVNIIGPDPADIGGIAELKWVAEYADLHGILIAPHGTIDGVIGLAAHVHCAAALPHNYIALEYPYARHTWWYEIIEGLPNPIVKNSMIDVAAFNCPGLGVKFNVDKAEKYLREEDKGFFD
- the uvrC gene encoding UvrABC system protein C, with the protein product MSVPEHLEATVKNLPMLPGCYLFYDSRGEVIYVGKAVNLRSRVRSYFNPNTWAAYPKTGRLVKEIARIEFVLRGSELEALIQEAELIKKHRPRYNIRLKDDKRYPYLKVTWQDDFPTVMVTRRIERDGARYYGPYSSAKAVYATRDALRRMFPFLNCDRVITGHDTRACMYYDIKLCSGPCIGAISRAEYRANIQRLCDFLEGKSEQVIADVRARMERAANAYQFEKAAEYRDQLRALEHVVEKQRVVSSAGSDQDVIAFARDEGETCVQVLFIRGGKLLGQEYFVLDGAEGEDDQSVLDAFLKRFYDEAAYVPPEVLLPEQVEEANIIENWLKQKRGTAVKIRTPQADTDASLVELARQNAQEQLATLKAQWREDSVRQEAVLKELQEALDLPRLPVRIECYDISNTQGAAIVGSMVVFVHGVPKKSDYRRFNIKGLAGPNDFESLRQMLRRRFQRWKDAQSAQSNSRNAIERSTVGPPIPLSPGQKKEDPSWALLPDLVIIDGGKGQLGIAVEVLREFDLAHIVPVVSLAKQKEEIFAPGRPDAIWLPRNAQSFFLVQRIRDEAHRFGITGHRRQRERIGLASQLDALEGIGPARRKKLLTTFGSIEAIRAASVEELAKVVPRPVAEAIKDGLGE